DNA sequence from the Xyrauchen texanus isolate HMW12.3.18 chromosome 32, RBS_HiC_50CHRs, whole genome shotgun sequence genome:
ttttgaatgtaactgcattctaattaccaacattttaaattgtgactgtagtggaatacagggactaatatttaatattttaaatatgtaatcccgttacaaaTATTCTGTTACTCTccaaccctaaccttaccccgataatgcaaagtaatttacatgaccacacaagtTGTCACCAATAAACACAATCAGTGTAAAATGGATGTAAACACATTCAGCAGCTTCCCACTGTATTTAATAAActatacaattatatattttttattcagtaTGATTTAAAGTTTAACCTTCCAAATAGCCTAGTTAGAGAACTATATAACACAAGCATTGGACACAATTTTGTGTCACAGAaaataatgctgtaaaattaGCCCATTCATGGATATGGGGAAGAAGGCAAGTATATTCAATATTAGTTTCACTCAGGAAAGAGAAGGAAGTTAAGTGGTTTTGTAGTTAAATTCTGTGGTTAGTTAGGTAAATATGCATGTGGTTACACACATCAAACACATAGGTTGTCTGTGTTATATGAGGAGAGATAAGGCCTGTCGATCTTGACCGGAGGCCTTATCGCACAATCAGTTTGTGCTAGAAAGCAAATTGGCATTTAAGGAGCATTTTAAAGGGTAGAGCGTACTGCACTCAAACAAATTAAACAGAACTATATGGAGATGGGTGGATTTCCTgacagctatttaaaaaaaaaaaaaaaaaaggcttttatGTGCAGAATGGATAAGGCATTTTTGTTGTGCTCTCAACCCCTCTGAACCCTTAAACTTGCTCCCCTCCCTCCCATTCCTGCCCCTCCTGACCAACCCAGACTCAGACAGCCTCTCCAGTCAGACACACCCCAGCCTATCAGATGGCGAGGAGCAGCTGGAGCGGCTGCAGCAGGCGGAACTTACACGCACCAAGCCCATGTCTCTGTGGAAGGCGGCCACTGTGCAGGCCTGGCTGGAGGTTGTCATGGCAATGCCCATGTACATGCGTGCCTGCTCAGAGAATGTCAAGAGTGGGAAGGTAAAAGCTTCATATCTGcgccattttaaaatgttttccatcCACAAGAACATTATGTTTTGGCAAAAAATGCAAGTACTCTCAACCAATACGAAGATTATAATAATCTCCTTGACATTTTGAGATAACATTTTCAATTTGTGCCAAATTTGTACTTCATTTTAAAATGCACCCAATATTTACTTCCCTGATGCTTACAATGTGACCTGGGTACatttaaaaggatatttcacccagtaatgaaaattctgtcatcatatactcgcCCTCttatcgttccaaacccatatgaaacgtctttcttccatggaacacaaaaggagacgttaggcagaatgttagtatcAGAGATTTTTAGCAGAGTTGGGCCAGTTCTAAGAACACCCAAATGTCAagggatgtagaaaggaagtcctgtctTGCAGTTAATCAcctaaagagccaatcaccttttagatacagacatcacctgtcaatcaactctagatcgtgcatgtgcattagctataaaagccgtggaaattttgtttttcaatgtaatatGAGTTAAAGAATCACAGTTTATGATACCATtactgtcagattttattgctgatttgaaatatgatcgtaatcttgaccaactgttttttttagattttggtctttctatATTCAGGTAGATAGGAGctacactggcatgactggaaatagcctcccgggagcatttcaaagatggccgatagtggactgacttgctagagagactttggttagcatgcaattaaagtgaattgtgactgaagcTCAAATTCTGCAATCATTTTGTTTTCCACGGAAGAAATCTAGATCGCTTTAATCTAGTTAATGATTACTCAGTTAAACAGGGAAGCCCTGGTAACATTTACTTTCACAGTGTTGATCTGATTCAGCTGTGGTCTGCTGAGCTGGTATGGTGATGATGTCACAGAAAGCTACTTCCTGTTGCAGGTGTTGCTGGGGTTGTCCGATGAGGATCTGGAGCTGGGGTTGGGCATTAACAGCCCCATGCACCGCAGGAAACTCCGCCTTGCTGTTGAGGACTACCGTGAGGCAGAGAACGGACGAGGGTAAGTGGcaacattcacaaacacagaTGTTAACAACAAATTAGAGCAAGTCTAAATGCACATATAGATCTGTGTGCATGGCTTTTAGTCCATTTGTGTTTGCTTAAAGGCCATCTATATActagtgtacttctaaacattggggaaaaaaaatcccTTTTAGCAGACATATGCATTGAAAATTTCatgtctttctcttctgggaaaatggaCCATAAGTATTGATGACTCAtgctgcactacacagattttggTCCAATCAAATggtctctagaatgagaatggtCCTCCCACTGGATCCAGCAAGTAGCAAATTATGTTTCATTGCTGTGACGAAACTAAAACCTACTCTTATTTTATtagtattagtagtattattttttaaagttacttTTTCGATATATCACACCTaacctgtttcaataggaaatatttcAACACAGGGCTGAAAACTGTGCTTATAAagttttatggggtctttaaacTCTAAAACCTCTATTTTGTACAAAAATGTCcactatgtttttttattattattatttgtttgtttctgtcAGGCTTTCCAAAGCTGCTGATATGGACCATCACTGGGTGTCTAAGAGTTGGCTGAGTGATGTTGGGCTTCCTCAGTACTCACAAGTCTTCCACAACCAATTAGTGGATGGCAGAGTACTGAACTCACTCACACGGAGGGACTTGGAGACGATCTTCAACATTACCAACAAGTTCCATGTAACTAGTATTCTATCAGCCATTCAGCTTCTACAAATGCTCAACTTTGATAAAGAGGTAAGATACAATGTGGACCATATGATCTTTAAATGAAGGTGCGGTCACCTTTACCTTTACAAGGCAAAATTCAGCGGGCTAAACTTTGACACACAAGTATGCATCTTTGGCCGTACGAAGTTGCTTGATTTTGCAGtggggtcattgacaaataaggttgtccaagcTGATAAAAATTTGAAAGATTTTAAAGGTGCACactgtaattttttaatttgtcatcTTAGACTTTTGTGACACCTAGCGGTGTGGATTTAGCAtcattcaaatgtaaatgttttcagtTAGCAATGCCAATTTAGAgatgtattattcacagtcaaccaattgttaatttaatttataagtgaaagtgtccaataacagggtggttattGAGATTAAGCAAGACGTATTTGGCTGGCCATGTGATCATAAAATGGCAGCCCTCTTGAGGGgtccctctccatgtagaatgaaacagcttttataaagttgcTGATATGACTGTAGTCTTcttctcatgtgagtgctcatgattttatacacacactggcagccaaaagtttggaataatttaaaaatgttactcttatggaaataaattggtacctttattcactaaagtggcattcaatatAGTCACaatatagtcaagacattaataacgtgaaaaattatgattacaatttgactttttttttacgttttcttaaactacttcaaagagatctcataaaaaaaatcttccatgtgcagcaatgacagctttgcagatccttggtattctagctgtcagtttgtccagatactcaggtgatatttcaccccacacttcctgtagcacttgacatagatgtgtctgtcttgtcgggcacttctcacgcaccttacagtctagctgatcccacaaaatctcaatggggttaagatccataacactcttttccagttatctgttgccaatatctgtgtttctttgcccacactaatcttttctttttgtttttctgtttcaaaagtggctttttctttgaaattcttcccataagaactgcacccctgagtcttctctttactgttgtacatgaaactggtgttgagcaggtagaattcaatgaaggacatgtgaggcatcttttctcaaactagagactctgatgtacttatcctcttgtttagttttacatctggcctgccacatctctttctgtcctagtTAGAGCCATTTGTCCTTTGCctttaagactgtagtgtacacctttgaatgaaatcatCTTTCACAGAATTTTgtcatgcaaaggtaaatgtgactttgcttttatgtgttttcttTATACATTCTATCCCATGTATTCTGAAAATCTGAAATGTGGAGGTATTCTGTTCTGGCATTGTGAGGATAAACTGTacttatttctttgtgttgtggtcATAATATCTCCACAGTCTATACAGGCACGTCGTGCTCAGTGTGAGAATCGGGATGTGGATCCGGTGGTCTGGACCAGTCACCGTGTCATTAAATGGATCAGAGATATTGATCTTAAGGTTGGTAAGACTGTATAaagatagttaatccaaaaatgaaaactgtgttagcctcagtcaccattcacttacattgtatggcaaaaagatgcattgaaagtgaatggtgaccgagctaacattctgcctgacatcacTTTTTGTCTCCCATGGAAGAAAGACAGCAATGCAGGTTTGGAAAATCATGTCAGAATGttcttttttgggtaaactattcttttaaaatgcCAAGTTACCTTTTAAATTTTGTAATAGGAATATATGACCAATTTTATAAACAATCCCTGACTGTCATTATATCAGATGGAATCAGGACTTGAACACACTGTTAATATCTGACACTAAACTACACTAAAATAAGACAATGCTCTGATATAATGTTCAAACTGtttataaaatgttgtattttttgcAGGAATATGCAGAAAACCTTCAAAACAGTGGCATCCATGGTGCTGTAATGGTTCTAGACCCAACCTTCAGTGCAGACAGCATGGCAAAGGCCTTAGACATCCCTAACAATAAACATATGATCCACCGGCATCTTTATGAAGAAATGAAGGTGCTACTCAATCCAGCAAGGTATGTATAGTTTCATTATAGTAGTAAGTAGCATATAGGACAAGCTATATTGATTGTTAGCAATTGCAACACTAGTTATCTATCTTCAAAttaacttttaaagggatagtttacccaaaacttttaattctctcatcatttattcaccctcatgccattccagaggtgtatgacttcatttcttctgcagaacattaacgaagatttttagaagaatatctcagctccaaaaattacataaaggccatataaaagtaatccataatagaaatctccacttttaatttcacattctatcacattttgaatgtgaatttggagatttatggtataaaaaaggagcttcaaagttctagtcaccattcacttgcattgtatggaccaacagagctgagatattctaaaacatgttgaggatgagtaaatgatgagagaacattTTTGGCTGAAGTATCTCTTTAAACCCTTGAGCTGTTCGAATGCTAAGCTACACTACTCACATAACAAAGAGCAGTCTACATCAAAGAGCATTACTGTATGTTCATATCTCTTAGCTCAACAGTCACTGTATTGATTAGAAACAAGTGAGATTGAGAAGTATTTCTGGCCAACAGAAATAATCAGACCCAGGACTACAGGAAAGAGGGAACTCCAACACATTCTCCTGTCTCAAATTGCCGCAAAACTGAGGAAGGATTTTCCCCCAGGCAAAAAGTTGGCAAGGTATCCGCTGTCCTGTTATtgacacaaaataaagaaaaatggcAGACTTTGTGCACCAAAGAGTTTTTGTTAATGATCTGTTAAAGTATAAATAACCGTTTGTCTTTCCTCAGAGTCCTTTGAGATTCAATCCATTGGTCACTGCTGGGCGGGACTTGACATTTCAAGGAAGCTGTGGATCACCACCCAGAGAGGATCGAATCAAGATCCTGCAAAGGACCAAGGGCAGTCCCATGCACGGTTACTCAAGCATAGAGATCACTAATGTGTGAGGGCAACAGCCTATGTTTACCTTGGATGAACTAAGAGGAGTGAACTCCAGACCTCCTCCCAACTCTAAATGGACCAAATGAGGTTAATCATTCTTAAAAGTGATTTGAAAATTGACCGTTTGCACTTTAGAGAATTTGTATTGGCAACAAATAATAACTAAGCACTTAATGGAAAATCTATTAGATATGCTGCATTAAACAAGCAGATATTTTGTTACTACTTatacaaatgaataaaatacattcCTGTAACTACAGCGCAGAGGATGCAGTCAGGACTGTAGGTATGCAGCTGAAATCAATGTAACATGTTCAAATGTCCATTCCCTGTTCATCAAAACAGTGTGCTTGTTTAAAGTGGACCGCTGGAATGAGGAATACTATAGTAGTGTGAAtatttgtgaaaacattttgaatgCCTCAGCAAAGTCTTCTCtttgttttaaaggaaaagttcacccaaaaatgataattctctcatcatttactcacacttacacGGTTTCAAActcgtttgactttctttcttctgtagaacacaaataaagatattttgttGAGATATGAggttttttgtccatacaatgcaagtcagtggggtCCATGCAACATGAGTGGTTTAATACATGCCTTCTAAAGCCATTGGTTTTGTTTAAGAaaaaaaccaaaatgtaacttctttttcactacTCTGTGCATGTTAAATTGTGGCAAGGAGACTGCAGAAGtcaagatgtatagtgaaaaaggagttacattttggtctgtttttcaacCCAAATGTgatcatattacttcagaagacatggattaaaccacttgagttgtatggattaccttaatGCTGCTTTTGTGTCCATTTTG
Encoded proteins:
- the LOC127625756 gene encoding kazrin-like, with protein sequence MGKKANSDSLSSQTHPSLSDGEEQLERLQQAELTRTKPMSLWKAATVQAWLEVVMAMPMYMRACSENVKSGKVLLGLSDEDLELGLGINSPMHRRKLRLAVEDYREAENGRGLSKAADMDHHWVSKSWLSDVGLPQYSQVFHNQLVDGRVLNSLTRRDLETIFNITNKFHVTSILSAIQLLQMLNFDKESIQARRAQCENRDVDPVVWTSHRVIKWIRDIDLKEYAENLQNSGIHGAVMVLDPTFSADSMAKALDIPNNKHMIHRHLYEEMKVLLNPARNNQTQDYRKEGTPTHSPVSNCRKTEEGFSPRQKVGKSPLRFNPLVTAGRDLTFQGSCGSPPREDRIKILQRTKGSPMHGYSSIEITNV